The following coding sequences are from one Leptospira mayottensis 200901116 window:
- the leuB gene encoding 3-isopropylmalate dehydrogenase, producing MKNVAVLSGDGIGPEVMEVALSVLKKALSVKASEFHFKEGLVGGIAIDKTGHPLPPETLKLCEESSAILFGSVGGPKWETLPPEKQPERGALLPLRKHFDLFANLRPAIIYPELKNASPVRADIIGNGLDILILRELTGGIYFGQPKGREGSGQEEFAYDTMKYSRREIERITRVAFQAARKRNNKVTSIDKANVLTTSVFWKEVVIDLHKKEFSDVQLNHLYVDNAAMQLIVNPKQFDVVLCENMFGDILSDEASIITGSIGMLPSASLSESGFGLYEPSGGSAPDIAGKGVANPIAQVLSAALMLRYSFSMEEEATKIETAVRKTIASGKRTRDIAETGSTVVGTKEIGQVIESFL from the coding sequence ATGAAGAATGTAGCAGTACTCTCCGGAGACGGAATCGGACCGGAAGTCATGGAAGTAGCCCTCTCCGTTTTGAAAAAAGCCCTCAGTGTAAAGGCTTCCGAGTTTCATTTTAAAGAAGGTTTGGTGGGCGGAATCGCAATCGATAAAACCGGGCACCCTCTTCCCCCGGAAACTCTCAAACTCTGCGAAGAATCTTCCGCAATTCTTTTTGGAAGTGTGGGAGGACCGAAATGGGAAACTCTCCCCCCAGAAAAACAACCAGAACGAGGGGCGCTTCTGCCTCTCCGAAAGCATTTCGATTTATTTGCAAATCTCAGACCGGCAATCATCTATCCCGAACTTAAAAACGCTTCTCCCGTTCGAGCCGACATTATCGGAAACGGGCTGGATATTCTGATACTAAGGGAATTGACAGGAGGAATTTATTTTGGCCAACCGAAAGGAAGAGAAGGCTCCGGCCAGGAAGAATTCGCTTATGACACGATGAAATATTCTAGGAGAGAAATAGAAAGAATTACCAGAGTTGCATTCCAAGCAGCGAGGAAAAGAAATAACAAAGTCACGAGCATCGACAAAGCAAACGTATTGACGACTTCCGTTTTTTGGAAAGAAGTTGTAATCGATTTGCATAAGAAAGAATTTTCCGACGTCCAATTGAATCATCTTTACGTGGATAATGCTGCAATGCAACTCATCGTGAATCCGAAACAATTCGACGTGGTTCTTTGCGAAAATATGTTCGGGGACATACTTTCGGACGAGGCTTCCATCATTACCGGTTCGATCGGAATGCTTCCATCGGCTTCTCTTTCCGAGTCGGGATTCGGTTTGTATGAGCCTTCCGGAGGTTCCGCTCCGGACATAGCGGGAAAAGGTGTGGCCAATCCGATCGCTCAAGTCCTCAGCGCCGCGCTGATGTTACGGTATTCTTTTTCCATGGAAGAAGAAGCGACCAAAATAGAAACTGCAGTCCGAAAAACGATCGCCTCAGGAAAAAGAACCAGAGACATCGCGGAAACGGGTTCTACAGTTGTCGGAACAAAAGAAATCGGTCAAGTAATCGAATCCTTTCTCTAA
- the uvrC gene encoding excinuclease ABC subunit UvrC: protein MPEILNHTLILEKIKNLGVSPGCYLWKSRKGEVLYVGKAKNLDKRVRNYLKENHPDIKTRALQKEIFDLDWIATGTEKEALILEATLIKKHNPRFNVRLKDDKKYPYICVSLSESFPMVYITRKLKDNGDRYFGPYSDVKSTRETLDIILRIFPVRKTRQVLPLPKPRRPCLNFDMGRCLGPCQGNILVEDYKVIIDQVIQFLEGKKESLVGDLSIKMSASSDRMDFEKAARYRDMLQRIQNFREKQTVVSAEGGDEDVIGFARKKDEGQVILLEVRGGRLETKKSFPIQGVLDAKDSEILGAFFRDYYLNAVLVPPLIFVPADIQEETAAVIEVLQEKTGFRPKLKFPRGGDKRSLLKIAEKNAELGLTERLLATHYRDQTASLKEIQEMFSLEHPPHIIECYDISHFQGSEPVASGVMFVEGKPFKQGYRKYNIRGYKGINDPGMIHEVISRRLQRIANEENVFPDLIVIDGGPTQLAKACEAAVEAGAERIPMVGLAKKREEIYFPGDNEPFIFDMNSSGMKLLRHLRDEAHRFGVSHHRSRRNKETMRTLIQDVPDIGFKRSKLLLRHFSGEKKIEDATKEELLAVSGIGENLAEKILRQLGKKE, encoded by the coding sequence ATGCCTGAAATTTTAAATCATACTCTGATTCTGGAAAAAATCAAAAACTTAGGTGTTTCTCCGGGCTGTTATCTTTGGAAATCCAGAAAAGGAGAGGTTTTATACGTAGGTAAAGCTAAAAATTTGGACAAAAGAGTCCGCAATTATCTCAAAGAAAATCATCCCGATATAAAAACACGAGCGCTTCAAAAGGAAATCTTCGATCTTGATTGGATTGCAACCGGAACCGAAAAAGAGGCTCTGATTTTAGAGGCAACTCTCATCAAAAAACACAATCCTCGTTTTAATGTTCGCCTAAAAGACGATAAGAAATATCCGTACATCTGCGTTTCTCTTTCGGAGTCTTTTCCGATGGTTTATATCACAAGAAAACTCAAAGACAACGGAGACCGTTATTTCGGTCCTTATTCGGACGTAAAATCTACAAGAGAAACATTAGATATCATATTAAGAATTTTTCCAGTTCGTAAAACGAGACAGGTGCTTCCGTTGCCGAAACCCAGAAGACCCTGTTTAAACTTCGATATGGGGCGTTGTCTAGGCCCTTGCCAAGGAAATATTCTTGTAGAAGATTATAAAGTTATAATAGACCAAGTGATTCAGTTCTTAGAAGGTAAAAAAGAATCTCTCGTGGGGGATCTTAGTATCAAAATGAGTGCGTCGTCGGATCGGATGGATTTTGAAAAAGCAGCTCGTTATCGGGATATGCTCCAGCGAATTCAGAACTTCCGAGAGAAACAGACTGTGGTTAGTGCGGAAGGTGGGGACGAGGATGTGATCGGATTTGCCAGAAAGAAGGACGAAGGTCAGGTTATTCTTTTGGAAGTCCGAGGAGGAAGATTGGAAACCAAAAAATCTTTTCCGATTCAAGGAGTTTTGGATGCGAAAGATTCGGAAATTCTAGGAGCTTTTTTTAGAGACTATTATTTAAATGCGGTTCTGGTTCCACCTTTGATTTTTGTTCCTGCAGACATTCAGGAAGAAACAGCCGCGGTTATAGAAGTTCTTCAGGAAAAAACGGGATTCAGACCCAAACTCAAATTTCCTCGTGGTGGAGATAAACGTTCCCTTTTAAAAATTGCGGAGAAGAATGCGGAACTTGGATTGACCGAAAGACTACTTGCGACTCACTACAGGGATCAAACCGCTTCTTTGAAAGAAATCCAAGAGATGTTTTCTCTGGAACATCCTCCTCATATCATCGAATGCTATGATATCAGTCACTTTCAAGGTTCGGAGCCGGTTGCAAGTGGTGTAATGTTTGTGGAAGGAAAACCTTTCAAACAAGGATATAGAAAGTATAATATAAGAGGTTATAAGGGAATCAACGATCCAGGAATGATCCACGAAGTGATTTCGAGGCGTCTACAAAGAATTGCCAACGAGGAAAACGTCTTCCCGGATCTCATCGTGATCGACGGAGGACCGACCCAGTTGGCCAAGGCTTGCGAAGCCGCAGTGGAAGCAGGGGCGGAAAGAATTCCTATGGTCGGTCTTGCAAAGAAGAGGGAAGAGATCTATTTTCCAGGAGACAACGAACCTTTTATCTTTGATATGAATTCATCCGGAATGAAACTGCTTCGTCATCTTCGAGACGAGGCACATCGGTTCGGAGTTTCACATCATAGATCGCGTAGAAACAAAGAAACGATGCGTACTCTCATTCAAGATGTTCCGGATATCGGTTTCAAAAGAAGTAAACTCCTCCTCCGACACTTTTCGGGAGAAAAGAAAATTGAAGACGCAACCAAAGAGGAACTTCTTGCCGTTTCTGGAATCGGGGAAAATCTCGCCGAAAAAATTCTGAGACAACTTGGAAAAAAAGAATAA
- a CDS encoding acyl-CoA thioesterase, giving the protein MEVFIDQKLEGMELATQHIVMSRDLNQHGFLFGGQMLAWIDEGCAMYVMEKIRYSNIVTVSMADVVFKSPGLLGDIIQIFSKIERVGNSSVTIRNTSIGKSQSRKELKEIIDCKITYVCLDENGRPFPYFKDHFEFQDLK; this is encoded by the coding sequence ATGGAAGTTTTTATAGATCAGAAGTTGGAAGGAATGGAACTTGCCACCCAACATATCGTAATGTCCAGGGATCTCAATCAACACGGATTTCTTTTTGGAGGTCAGATGCTTGCTTGGATCGACGAAGGTTGCGCCATGTATGTCATGGAGAAAATCCGCTATTCGAATATTGTTACCGTGAGTATGGCAGACGTTGTGTTTAAAAGTCCAGGTCTTTTGGGAGATATCATTCAGATCTTTTCTAAGATTGAAAGAGTGGGAAACAGTTCCGTCACGATTCGAAACACTTCCATCGGAAAAAGCCAGAGTAGAAAAGAACTCAAAGAGATCATCGATTGCAAGATTACTTATGTTTGTCTGGATGAAAATGGAAGACCATTTCCTTATTTCAAAGATCATTTTGAATTTCAGGATCTGAAATAA
- a CDS encoding polyphenol oxidase family protein → MALFYSFSLSEGKKIKILIAGKKELPSISLDVRAQRKEILRLTKIPESKVYILNQVHGDGIVDLATMESFSFPEGDAFVSEESDKVLCIKTADCMPLFFWSERSPKFVAIHSGWKGTLAGITEKTLRLAFDESILTSGVLLGYLGPYASESKYEVGEDVAQLFREEFPDCLKQSGVNKTLLDLESFLKFRLEKNGIQVLLRSEKICTMKEDSDFFSHRKKDVGRNLNLIWREG, encoded by the coding sequence ATGGCCTTATTTTATTCTTTTTCTCTCTCGGAAGGAAAAAAGATTAAGATTTTAATTGCGGGTAAAAAGGAACTTCCTTCTATCTCCTTGGATGTCCGGGCTCAAAGAAAGGAGATTTTAAGACTTACCAAAATCCCGGAATCGAAGGTTTATATTTTAAACCAGGTTCACGGAGACGGGATTGTCGACCTTGCAACAATGGAATCTTTTTCTTTTCCGGAAGGAGATGCTTTCGTTAGTGAAGAATCCGATAAAGTTCTCTGTATCAAAACTGCGGATTGTATGCCCTTATTTTTTTGGTCGGAAAGAAGTCCCAAGTTTGTCGCGATCCATTCCGGCTGGAAAGGAACATTAGCCGGAATTACAGAGAAAACCTTGCGACTCGCGTTCGATGAATCGATCCTTACAAGTGGAGTGCTACTCGGTTATCTGGGGCCTTATGCGAGCGAATCTAAATACGAGGTTGGTGAGGACGTAGCTCAATTGTTTCGAGAAGAATTTCCGGATTGTTTGAAACAAAGCGGAGTCAATAAAACTTTACTTGATTTGGAGTCTTTTCTGAAATTTCGTTTGGAGAAAAATGGAATTCAAGTTTTGCTTCGATCCGAAAAAATCTGCACAATGAAAGAGGACTCAGACTTCTTCAGTCATCGAAAGAAAGACGTCGGAAGAAATCTGAATCTAATTTGGAGAGAAGGTTAA
- the rpmB gene encoding 50S ribosomal protein L28, whose product MARRCEVTGRGTVSGNNVSHSHIKTRRTWKVNLIKKRIFLEDENRWVTIRLSTRALRTLRKKGIKAAIKDNGGSLGVLAPKKYAGITKQAPKKA is encoded by the coding sequence ATGGCCAGAAGATGTGAAGTAACCGGAAGAGGCACTGTCTCTGGGAACAATGTTTCCCATTCCCATATCAAAACAAGAAGAACCTGGAAGGTAAATCTGATCAAAAAAAGAATCTTTTTGGAAGATGAAAACCGCTGGGTTACGATCCGTCTTTCTACCAGAGCTCTTCGAACTCTGAGAAAAAAAGGAATTAAGGCCGCCATTAAAGATAACGGCGGATCCTTGGGTGTTCTTGCTCCGAAAAAGTACGCAGGAATCACAAAACAGGCTCCTAAAAAAGCCTGA
- a CDS encoding pyridoxal phosphate-dependent aminotransferase: MEPGEFWIEERLERYRKISPCNLGESGIRNITLGELFSRLNLSTEVLNSISLEDSPNRGDLVLREEIARLYPGLNADRVLVTTGTGEALYILFHLLCKKDSIVSYLDPAFQALYEIPKMIGSVLEPVSLLRNLEKNSNFFLPEYSVRELFERGKDLVIFNHPHNPSGLSLDKSSIEAIQEAAFRYKGWILFDEHYRFLDFRNDLSWTGAGLTERTVSTGSITKCFGVMGLRIGWMTGPKELIERARSFKDYLTHTVSPISEFLTLRILQNRERLIAPVKTSILNNIQFFESIWKKLPGLKSFIKPGGGVVSFVKLKEGIDSSRYADLLLDQCGVFVLPGRDFECEGWIRIGFGETNERFQAGVEKWKNLSL, translated from the coding sequence ATGGAACCCGGAGAATTCTGGATCGAAGAGAGACTTGAAAGATATAGAAAAATTTCTCCTTGCAATCTAGGGGAAAGCGGAATTCGAAATATCACGCTTGGTGAATTGTTTTCTCGTTTGAATCTTTCCACTGAGGTTTTGAATTCTATTTCTTTGGAGGACTCTCCCAATCGAGGTGATCTCGTCTTAAGAGAAGAAATTGCAAGACTTTATCCCGGTTTAAATGCAGATCGAGTATTAGTCACGACGGGAACTGGAGAAGCGCTTTACATTCTTTTTCACCTCCTTTGCAAGAAAGACTCCATTGTTTCTTATTTGGATCCTGCCTTTCAAGCGTTATACGAAATACCCAAGATGATCGGTTCTGTACTCGAACCGGTTTCCTTGTTACGGAATTTAGAGAAAAATTCGAATTTCTTTTTGCCGGAATATTCTGTGCGTGAATTGTTCGAAAGAGGAAAGGATCTCGTAATTTTCAATCATCCCCACAATCCTAGCGGATTATCCTTGGATAAAAGTTCAATTGAGGCTATTCAAGAAGCGGCTTTTCGGTATAAAGGTTGGATCTTGTTCGACGAACACTACCGCTTTTTGGACTTTCGAAACGATCTCAGTTGGACCGGCGCAGGACTTACAGAGCGTACGGTGAGTACCGGTTCGATTACAAAATGTTTCGGAGTGATGGGACTTCGAATCGGATGGATGACGGGCCCGAAAGAACTGATTGAAAGGGCCAGGTCGTTTAAAGATTACTTAACCCACACGGTTTCTCCGATTTCCGAATTTTTGACTCTTCGAATTCTGCAAAATCGAGAACGTTTAATAGCCCCAGTCAAAACGTCTATTTTAAATAACATTCAATTTTTTGAAAGTATTTGGAAAAAACTTCCCGGTTTGAAAAGTTTTATAAAACCTGGGGGAGGAGTCGTTTCTTTTGTGAAACTAAAAGAAGGAATTGATTCTTCTCGTTACGCAGATCTTTTGTTGGATCAATGCGGGGTTTTTGTACTTCCGGGACGCGATTTTGAATGTGAGGGCTGGATTCGTATCGGTTTTGGAGAAACAAACGAACGTTTTCAAGCCGGTGTAGAAAAATGGAAAAATTTGAGTTTATGA
- a CDS encoding aspartate aminotransferase family protein — protein MNDTDIHKELFQHTKELADHYLLNTYARYDVAFRYGVNELLFDFDNKQYIDFHCGVAVTNLGHADPDIIEAVRSQADKLFHTSNLFYSEEAAKLAELLILNSFPGKVFLTNSGTEAIEGAFKFARKYANSKSITDPIFLSLEKSFHGRSVSGMSLTGQEKIKKGYGELLKGIEFIEPNNNEALVAAFERYQGRIVALIEEPILGESGIIPLSNSFLTLSRELTEENDALLIFDEIQTGMGRTGTLFAFETMGFAPDAMTLAKGLGSGFPIGALIVGEKYQNLFTQGSHGSTFGGNHLAAAIAYETIRIIQTREILNNVNLCSDIAFTRLGEMQEKYPVISEVRGKGLHIGVELKVPSRPVAEACLSAGLIVNSTADNVIRIMPPLTISTDFLNQGLDILESVLKQN, from the coding sequence ATGAACGACACAGACATCCATAAAGAACTTTTCCAACATACTAAGGAATTAGCGGACCATTATTTACTCAACACTTACGCCAGATACGACGTAGCGTTTCGTTACGGGGTCAACGAGCTTCTATTCGACTTTGATAATAAACAATACATTGATTTCCATTGCGGAGTCGCCGTCACAAATCTAGGACATGCGGACCCGGATATCATTGAAGCTGTTCGTTCTCAAGCGGATAAACTATTTCATACCTCTAATCTTTTTTATTCCGAAGAAGCGGCAAAACTCGCTGAACTTTTAATCTTAAACTCTTTTCCGGGAAAAGTATTTTTAACCAATTCCGGAACCGAAGCCATAGAAGGAGCGTTTAAGTTCGCGAGAAAATATGCGAATTCCAAAAGTATTACGGATCCGATCTTTCTTTCTTTGGAAAAAAGTTTCCATGGAAGATCCGTTTCTGGAATGAGTCTTACGGGTCAGGAAAAAATCAAAAAAGGTTACGGAGAACTTCTAAAAGGAATCGAATTCATAGAACCGAACAACAACGAAGCCCTTGTCGCGGCTTTTGAAAGATACCAGGGAAGAATCGTCGCATTAATCGAAGAACCAATCTTAGGTGAAAGCGGAATCATTCCTTTATCGAACAGCTTTCTCACACTTTCCAGAGAATTGACCGAAGAAAACGATGCGCTTCTTATCTTCGACGAAATCCAAACCGGAATGGGAAGAACAGGAACGTTATTTGCCTTTGAGACGATGGGATTTGCACCCGACGCTATGACACTTGCCAAAGGGCTCGGATCTGGATTTCCGATCGGCGCTCTAATCGTGGGAGAAAAATACCAGAACCTTTTTACGCAAGGTTCTCACGGTTCCACGTTCGGAGGAAATCATCTTGCGGCGGCGATCGCGTATGAAACAATTCGAATCATTCAAACCAGGGAAATTCTAAACAACGTAAATCTTTGTTCCGATATAGCTTTTACAAGACTGGGAGAGATGCAGGAAAAATATCCTGTGATCTCCGAAGTTAGAGGAAAAGGACTTCATATCGGAGTCGAATTGAAAGTTCCTTCCAGACCGGTAGCAGAAGCTTGTTTATCTGCGGGACTCATAGTCAACTCAACGGCGGATAACGTAATTCGGATCATGCCCCCACTTACGATTTCCACGGACTTTTTAAATCAGGGATTGGACATTTTAGAATCCGTACTCAAACAAAATTAA
- a CDS encoding phospho-sugar mutase gives MNHHPESLIHPWTQAPFPSAVREEANRVLEKFSKGESGPDVEAFSVPLEFGTGGMRGKLGNGIGRMNEFTVSRAALGFVGYLSKKNKKASIVIAYDSRRRSKEFAEVTAGIAASLGVKVILFQEVTPTPLLSYAIRYYKATGGVVITASHNPPEYNGFKAYLSDGGQLVPPDDQKIISKIESIRDWSIISILSPKDSIYKKMVKPAGKDCFSSYKKELSKAGILSVTLKPKDRAAMKVVYSPLHGTGAKSMKDLLNGFGYKNVFLVPEQKDPNGEFPTVKYPNPEEPEAMELSKKFAIQKNAHAFIATDPDADRLGIGVKNAKGEYVLLNGNQIGSIMAAYLCENYTTSKKKKKAVLVKTIVTTDLQEIIAKKNKVKYKNVLTGFKFIAQVMAKIDKSKTDFFLFGGEESFGYLPVSFVRDKDSLSSALLLLEILTEKKDLLNYMDEIYLKYGLFQESLKSLTLEGSAGKEKIRESLESLRTADLLGKKIHQRKIIGILDYKTQTPKGNASKSAFSGCPSSDVIQVILEGNAKLTIRPSGTEPKIKIYSSFQSSKTPNSKEEIPTLTKDLISEIKASEEIFLQLAGLS, from the coding sequence ATGAATCATCATCCCGAATCCCTTATCCATCCCTGGACACAAGCCCCTTTTCCAAGCGCGGTTCGTGAAGAGGCCAATCGAGTACTTGAAAAATTTTCCAAGGGAGAATCCGGTCCTGACGTGGAAGCTTTTTCAGTTCCCCTTGAATTCGGAACCGGTGGAATGCGAGGAAAACTCGGCAACGGAATCGGAAGAATGAACGAATTTACCGTAAGTCGCGCCGCGCTCGGATTCGTAGGCTATCTATCCAAAAAAAATAAAAAGGCTTCCATTGTAATCGCCTACGATTCCAGAAGGAGATCCAAAGAATTTGCGGAAGTTACTGCAGGGATTGCGGCATCTCTCGGAGTCAAAGTGATTTTATTCCAAGAAGTAACCCCCACACCTCTTCTTTCTTATGCAATTCGTTACTACAAAGCGACGGGAGGAGTCGTCATCACTGCTTCCCATAATCCTCCCGAATATAACGGCTTTAAGGCGTATCTTTCCGACGGAGGACAACTCGTACCCCCGGATGATCAAAAAATCATTTCGAAAATAGAATCAATCCGGGACTGGAGTATCATATCTATTCTTTCTCCCAAAGATTCTATTTATAAAAAGATGGTAAAACCCGCCGGAAAGGATTGTTTTTCCTCCTACAAAAAAGAGCTTTCTAAAGCGGGAATTCTTTCCGTTACTCTAAAACCAAAAGACAGGGCCGCGATGAAAGTCGTCTATTCTCCGTTACACGGAACGGGCGCCAAAAGTATGAAGGACCTCTTAAACGGATTTGGATACAAAAACGTCTTCTTAGTCCCAGAACAAAAAGATCCAAACGGAGAATTCCCCACCGTAAAATATCCGAATCCGGAAGAACCGGAAGCTATGGAACTTTCCAAAAAATTCGCGATCCAAAAAAACGCTCACGCTTTTATCGCAACCGACCCAGACGCGGACAGACTCGGAATCGGAGTCAAAAATGCCAAGGGAGAATATGTTTTATTAAACGGAAATCAGATTGGTTCCATCATGGCGGCTTATCTCTGTGAAAATTATACAACGAGCAAAAAAAAGAAAAAAGCAGTTCTCGTAAAAACGATCGTCACCACCGATCTTCAAGAAATCATCGCTAAAAAGAACAAGGTAAAGTATAAAAACGTTCTCACCGGATTTAAGTTCATCGCGCAAGTGATGGCAAAAATCGATAAGAGTAAAACCGACTTCTTTTTATTTGGAGGAGAAGAATCCTTCGGTTATCTTCCCGTTTCTTTTGTGAGGGACAAAGATTCCCTTTCTTCCGCGCTGTTGCTTTTGGAAATTCTCACGGAAAAAAAAGATCTTTTAAACTACATGGACGAGATTTATCTCAAATACGGTCTCTTTCAAGAAAGTCTCAAGTCACTTACATTGGAAGGAAGTGCAGGTAAGGAAAAAATCCGTGAATCTTTGGAATCTCTTAGGACTGCGGATCTGTTAGGGAAAAAAATTCACCAAAGAAAGATCATCGGGATTTTAGATTATAAGACCCAGACCCCGAAGGGAAATGCATCGAAATCCGCATTTTCGGGTTGCCCTTCTTCGGATGTAATCCAAGTCATTTTGGAAGGAAATGCAAAACTCACGATCCGTCCTTCGGGCACGGAACCGAAAATTAAGATCTATTCTTCTTTTCAGAGTTCAAAAACTCCTAATTCTAAAGAAGAAATTCCAACCCTCACGAAAGACCTTATTTCCGAAATCAAAGCATCCGAAGAAATATTTTTACAACTGGCGGGACTCTCATGA
- a CDS encoding response regulator yields the protein MKAGVAPNGRPYQVLIAENSRFQAKQLAQILESEGYQVIGFAENGKELVKLYDEHRRIDLITLDLNLPVMDGYATFFEIKERGVLPRIVIVSEENTPAVLKNLIDEGAMDYIPKPVKREKVLEKINAAVKKVPKV from the coding sequence ATGAAAGCAGGTGTAGCTCCCAACGGAAGACCGTATCAGGTACTGATTGCCGAAAACTCCAGATTCCAAGCCAAACAGTTGGCTCAAATTTTGGAATCGGAAGGATATCAGGTGATCGGATTTGCGGAAAACGGAAAGGAACTCGTGAAACTCTACGACGAACACAGACGCATCGATCTGATCACTCTTGATCTCAATCTACCGGTGATGGACGGATATGCGACCTTTTTTGAAATTAAGGAAAGAGGGGTTCTTCCAAGAATCGTAATCGTTTCCGAAGAAAATACTCCTGCCGTTCTAAAAAATTTGATCGACGAAGGTGCAATGGATTACATTCCAAAGCCTGTAAAACGTGAGAAAGTATTGGAAAAAATCAACGCAGCGGTCAAAAAAGTCCCCAAGGTTTAA
- the nth gene encoding endonuclease III → MLRKSTQESQNRLLKKPDPAFLKWFSRIFSLLRKEFGEVQTPLHFKHNYELAIAVILSAQCTDERVNQVTPALFKTFPSLESFANADLKDIEALIFSTGFYHNKAKSIQGFAKKLLSDFDGKIPKTIAELTTLPGFGRKTANVVLSEVHGLVEGIVVDTHVNRISKVLGLTTKNDPIQVEKDLMSILPKKYWRDISLYLIFLGRKSCKAHRRFCGECILKKDCPSSSVVQGV, encoded by the coding sequence TTGCTCCGAAAAAGTACGCAGGAATCACAAAACAGGCTCCTAAAAAAGCCTGATCCTGCGTTTTTAAAGTGGTTTTCCCGGATTTTTTCTCTTTTAAGAAAAGAATTCGGGGAGGTACAAACCCCTCTTCATTTTAAGCATAATTACGAACTTGCCATTGCCGTCATTTTGAGTGCTCAATGCACGGACGAGCGAGTTAATCAAGTTACTCCCGCTCTTTTTAAAACCTTTCCCAGCCTGGAATCCTTTGCCAACGCGGATTTAAAAGATATTGAAGCTTTGATTTTTTCCACGGGATTTTATCATAATAAAGCGAAATCCATTCAGGGATTTGCTAAAAAATTGTTAAGCGACTTTGACGGTAAAATTCCGAAGACGATTGCGGAACTTACCACACTTCCCGGATTCGGTCGTAAAACCGCAAACGTGGTTTTGTCTGAGGTTCACGGACTTGTGGAAGGAATCGTAGTCGATACACATGTAAATCGAATTTCGAAGGTGCTCGGACTGACGACTAAAAACGATCCGATTCAGGTAGAGAAAGATCTTATGTCAATTCTTCCCAAAAAATATTGGAGAGATATTTCCTTGTATTTGATCTTTTTAGGAAGAAAAAGTTGTAAGGCACATCGCCGATTTTGTGGAGAATGTATCCTTAAAAAGGACTGTCCGTCATCTTCGGTTGTTCAAGGAGTTTAA
- a CDS encoding peptide chain release factor family protein yields MASRFPVSVEKESKLLELMESLEVKETELEESFTRSGGKGGQNVNKVSTAVHLKHKPTGIEVKCSLYRTQGLNRYKARTILCEKIRELNRKNQGILSDDLKKSIRNKQKDKKRKKEKYSRKDQNFSSILLEPDESLEVESKDSHYGDT; encoded by the coding sequence ATGGCTTCTCGTTTTCCCGTTTCGGTTGAAAAGGAATCTAAACTTTTGGAACTCATGGAGTCCCTGGAAGTAAAAGAAACCGAATTGGAGGAAAGTTTTACGAGGAGTGGGGGGAAGGGTGGACAAAATGTAAATAAGGTTTCCACTGCGGTTCATCTCAAGCATAAACCCACCGGAATCGAAGTCAAATGTTCTCTCTACAGAACCCAAGGTCTCAATCGTTATAAGGCAAGAACGATTCTCTGTGAAAAAATTCGGGAGTTAAATCGCAAAAATCAGGGCATCCTGAGTGATGATCTAAAGAAGTCGATTCGTAATAAACAAAAAGATAAAAAACGTAAGAAAGAAAAGTATTCCAGAAAGGATCAGAACTTTTCTTCCATTCTTTTGGAGCCGGATGAAAGTTTAGAAGTCGAATCTAAGGATTCCCATTACGGTGATACGTAA
- a CDS encoding phosphoribosylanthranilate isomerase: protein MNENTFEKTKIKICGIRDLEIAKICREEGADYIGLNFVSSSPRKISLKDAQKIAEFYRNTKNSPEIVLLFYQNSPEEIRTITSSLYHDLVQWVWDDPKLAFVDRKNLLGKRQICSYRVHSPIYNENLKDIPSELLILDSYSKDAGGGTGETFNWDFISQIERKFLLAGGLDSSNVANAIRTVKPYGVDVASGVESSPGIKDPQKVIQFIRNVRLGL, encoded by the coding sequence ATGAACGAGAATACTTTCGAAAAGACAAAGATCAAAATCTGCGGAATTCGAGACCTCGAAATCGCAAAAATCTGCCGGGAAGAAGGAGCCGATTATATCGGACTGAATTTTGTTTCCTCTAGCCCAAGAAAGATCTCGCTCAAAGATGCTCAAAAAATCGCGGAGTTTTACAGAAACACAAAGAATTCTCCCGAAATCGTATTGCTGTTTTATCAAAATTCTCCCGAAGAAATCCGAACGATCACTTCCTCTTTATATCACGATCTTGTTCAATGGGTTTGGGACGATCCGAAACTCGCTTTCGTAGATCGGAAAAATCTTCTCGGAAAACGCCAGATTTGTTCTTATAGAGTACACTCCCCCATTTACAACGAGAACTTAAAAGACATTCCCAGTGAACTTCTAATCTTAGATAGTTATTCCAAAGACGCTGGTGGGGGAACCGGAGAAACTTTCAACTGGGACTTCATTTCACAGATTGAAAGAAAGTTTCTTTTGGCCGGGGGGCTTGATTCGTCTAACGTCGCGAATGCGATTCGAACTGTTAAACCATACGGTGTAGACGTTGCAAGCGGAGTAGAATCTTCTCCCGGAATCAAAGATCCACAAAAAGTAATTCAATTTATCAGAAATGTAAGGTTGGGCTTATGA